In the Podospora pseudocomata strain CBS 415.72m chromosome 5, whole genome shotgun sequence genome, one interval contains:
- a CDS encoding hypothetical protein (EggNog:ENOG503PRYQ) has translation MTSHDITHTSYEEQGYLVDPSLYQHEDTSYYTAGEASTSYAQPYSQEPDTTEASPTSSDPNKCSVCGKFYRRKCDLDKHMNNHTKRRQCPFDDCEGGGAETKDLHRHLWTHHPEYASANNIPKDEEWCGFQGCGYHGRRDNVKRHRDNHNHWPSA, from the exons ATGACTTCTCATGATATTACACACACCAGTTACGAAGAACAGGGCTACTTAGTGGACCCCAGTCTCTACCAACATGAAGACACCTCTTACTACACAGCTGGCGAAGCTTCTACTTCCTATGCACAGCCCTACTCACAAGAACCCGACACCACCGAAGCCTCGCCGACCAGCTCTGACCCCAATAAATGTTCTGTTTGTGGAAAGTTCTACAGGCGGAAATGTGATCTTGA CAAGCATATGAACAATCACACCAAACGCCGCCAGTGCCCTTTCGACGATtgtgaaggtggtggagccGAGACTAAAGACCTCCATCGACACCTGTGGACTCACCATCCCGAATATGCCTCTGCAAATAACATCCCCAAGGACGAGGAGTGGTGCGGCTTCCAAGGGTGCGGGTATCATGGACGTCGGGACAATGTGAAGAGACATAGGGACAACCATAACCACTGGCCTTCGGCGTAA
- a CDS encoding hypothetical protein (EggNog:ENOG503P0P3; COG:S), with protein sequence MSSEEKTAITLPPSVRKRFYEALMIICSMIHILSRTENGTKSPSPDLEGVADKNSQGTFFCFVNKLSQVCDTERGGDTVTAFSVLQPDIIEYRFTSNSRTEISFQTTTRFVTKLLNTLGGISGPELQEARRNGEDSLLFLTLMQQILEFNRPRITELHIDYQMARHLEFCANACTDADVATLLRAIKTLADASLEPLLSDCEFAIKCQLLLRTISKIFRNPHVKEYLRERTREDREGDNKTPWTEVYHSLGRLQSYTIAVAIFITARQRWPELFDPGFKVIHVPSSTPAPPPSIRGSPERILSRLTTDKAVLKAFKEGTTDAAGHQSHLTDLTTKLESTIRSKCKTFHPIVHAEVHLADHILRELRTNNSGLRFYNEAAFGRYIGTSKPTCRLCHLYFACPLLSSTGRIQVRSSSHNYYHNWRVPHVYPEDGAEAQRMRNKVMEWMIENVKPEAVRTVVERFAVRNGHDSNTYPSVPDTESVASMQVGHGGSQSGVGESVRRLGAMDDIIASFGGMRVSVEE encoded by the exons ATGAGTTCAGAGGAAAAAACAGCCATCACATTGCCACCCAGCGTGCGCAAACGATTTTACGAGGCCCTCATGATCATTTGCAGCATGATTCACATTCTTTCAAGAACAGAAAACGGCACCAAGTCCCCGAGTCCTGACCTCGAGGGGGTTGCTGACAAGAACTCGCAAGGAACCTTTTTCTGTTTCGTGAACAAGCTTAGCCAGGTGTGCGACACTGAGAGAGGGGGCGATACCGTCACCGCCTTTTCTGTCTTGCAACCGGACATCATCGAGTATCGCTTCACCTCAAACAGCAGAACGGAAATCAGTTTCCAGACAACAACCCGGTTTGTGACAAAGCTTCTGAATACCCTTGGGGGAATTTCAGGCCCCGAGCTCCAGGAGGCGCGACGCAATGGAGAGGACTCCCTTCTGTTCTTGACTCTGATGCAGCAAATTCTCGAGTTCAACCGTCCCCGCATTACAGAGCTTCACATCGACTACCAAATGGCCAGACACCTCGAATTCTGCGCCAATGCCTGCACGGATGCAGACGTAGCGACTCTTCTAAGAGCAATCAAGACTTTGGCTGATGCTTCTCTCGAGCCACTCTTATCTGATTGCGAAT TTGCCATTAAAtgccagcttcttctccgtaCCATCAGCAAGATCTTCCGGAATCCCCACGTCAAGGAATACCTCCGGGAACGTACCCGCGAAGATCGAGAAGGGGACAACAAGACACCCTGGACTGAAGTCTACCACTCTCTTGGCCGCTTGCAGTCTTACACAATCGCCGTCGCAATTTTCATCACCGCACGCCAGCGCTGGCCCGAACTCTTCGACCCTGGATTCAAAGTGATCCACGTCCCCTCCAGCacacctgctcctcctccctcaatcAGAGGCTCTCCGGAACGTATCCTCTCACGGCTGACCACAGACAAGGCCGTTCTCAAAGCTTTCAAAGAGGGCACCACCGACGCAGCCGGCCACCAGTCCCACCTCACTGATCTGACCACAAAGCTCGAAAGCACCATCCGATCCAAGTGCAAGACATTCCACCCCATCGTTCACGCCGAAGTTCACCTTGCCGATCATATCCTCCGCGAGTTACGCACAAACAACTCAGGACTTCGTTTTTACAACGAAGCCGCCTTCGGTCGGTACATTGGCACCTCTAAGCCAACTTGTCGCCTCTGCCACTTGTACTTTGCCTGCCCATTGCTCTCTTCAACAGGTCGCATTCAGGTCCGTTCTAGTTCCCACAACTACTACCATAACTGGCGGGTTCCACACGTATATCCGGAGGACGGCGCCGAGGCACAAAGGATGAGGAATAAGGTGATGGAGTGGATGATTGAGAACGTGAAGCCGGAGGCGGTaaggacggtggtggagaggtttgCGGTGAGGAATGGGCATGATAGTAACACGTACCCTTCCGTGCCGGATACAGAGTCGGTTGCTTCTATGCAGGTTGGTCATGGGGGGAGCCAGTCTGGTGTTGGTGAATCTGTGAGAAGGCTGGGCGCGATGGATGATATAATTGCTAGTtttggggggatgagggtgagTGTTGAGGAATAG
- a CDS encoding hypothetical protein (EggNog:ENOG503P0P3; COG:S): MTSATLPPQTSTPVPLAPSQAKRLYGAIHLFCALKNALPHVSNPHTPDDDSIVTTPDDDRALYRCFVNKIAQICDTKHGGDTVTSAMIVQPGQVEYWIASNSRTKKQMARVKNFLSDEILKVLGSMKGQDLEDEAKVKAVSDSLLKKVIAFCRWRLYKYLRTLVDNIGLCLESCAKDAGAEAKLPSPLQIKERMCTGKDLLNRLTTDVEVHAAYDFFSPQLQARDFDAGLENSIKDPKCITTVHAEVTLLSNLRRETLCPSPGREDAHWDFFMEDKFGRYIGCSKPTCMLCDIYFDASPVKVDRRKGHGNLYHKWRVADIIQGSMVNGAVEMLVRERKNVIEEMIKTLKKEVKGVLVERRGWRGSRHDSRATPSDPFGSAVTAAGSVRGGLTEGRLMQAQAGLHGSVGSGSGSVQGRGRRGRLVLEEVEEVEDETDGDQGECMEGDSMEEVSRLMGQLSVTRGRKEEEDDDDDEGGAKL, translated from the exons ATGACCAGCGCAAcactcccccctcaaacctCCACACCCGTCCCGCTAGCTCCCAGCCAGGCAAAGCGGCTTTATGGGGCCATTCACCTCTTCTGTGCCCTGAAGAATGCACTTCCCCATGTGTCGAACCCCCATACGCCGGACGATGACTCTATTGTTACCACGCCCGACGACGATCGCGCCCTGTATAGGTGCTTTGTCAACAAGATTGCGCAAATTTGCGATACTAAGCATGGGGGAGACACCGTCACGAGCGCCATGATTGTCCAGCCTGGTCAGGTGGAATACTGGATTGCCTCTAATAGTCGCACCAAGAAACAGATGGCCAGGGTCAAGAATTTTTTGTCTGACGAGATCTTGAAAGTACTTGGAAGCATGAAAGGGCAAGATCTGGAAGACGAAGCCAAGGTCAAGGCCGTCTCGGACAGTCTGTTGAAGAAGGTCATCGCGTTCTGTCGGTGGCGCCTGTACAAGTACCTCAGAACATTGGTTGACAATATTGGACTTTGCCTTGAGAGCTGCGCCAAGGACGCTGGCGCTGAGG CTAAGctccccagccccctccAGATCAAGGAAAGAATGTGCACAGGCAAAgacctcctcaaccgcctCACCACCGACGTTGAAGTTCACGCCGCTTACGACTTCTTTTCCCCCCAGCTCCAAGCCAGGGATTTCGACGCCGGCCTCGAAAATTCCATCAAAGACCCCAAGtgcatcaccaccgtccaTGCAGAAGTAACACTCTTGTCCAACCTCCGCAGGGAGACCCTTTGCCCTTCCCCTGGCAGGGAGGATGCACATTGGGATTTCTTCATGGAGGATAAATTCGGGAGGTACATCGGCTGTTCCAAGCCCACTTGCATGCTGTGTGACATTTACTTTGATGCTTCTCCCGTTAAGGTGGATAGGAGAAAGGGACACGGCAATTTGTATCATAAGTGGAGGGTGGCGGATATCATCCAGGGTTCGATGGTGAATGGGGCAGTGGAaatgttggtgagggagaggaagaatgtgattgaggagatgatcaagacGCTGAAaaaggaggtgaagggggtgttggtggagaggaggggatggagggggagtagACATGATAGTCGGGCTACGCCTTCGGATCCGTTTGGGTCTGCGGTCACAGCTGCGGGGAGCGTGAGGGGTGGTTTgacggaggggaggttgatgcaAGCGCAGGCTGGCCTGCATGGGAGTGTGGGTAGTGGAAGTGGGAGTGTTCAAGGTCGTGGTaggcgggggaggttggtgttggaggaggtggaggaggtggaggatgagactGATGGTGACCAGGGGGAGTGCATGGAGGGAGATTCTATGGAGGAGGTCAGCAGATTGATGGGTCAGTTGAGTGTCACTCGCGGTCgtaaggaggaggaggatgatgatgatgatgaaggtggCGCCAAGCTCTAG
- a CDS encoding hypothetical protein (EggNog:ENOG503PUHE) translates to MRATTTIILIAGCASTAFGAATKMFSDENCGTEVDKKVFNGFSTGDAPIPSDIKSIRTDSFSDTWFAYQDSEGPNCKGDLIQRVKNDECIKIADLGIGCTRLCSGGLGGGDCASTQA, encoded by the exons ATGcgtgccaccaccaccatcatcctcatcgccggCTGCGCCAGCACTGCCTTTGGGGCCGCCACAAAGATGTTCAGTGACGAGAACTG CGGCACCGAAGTCGACAAGAAGGTCTTCAACGGTTTCTCGACCGGTGAtgcccccatcccctccgaCATCAAGTCCATCAGGACCGACTCCTTCTCCGATACCTGGTTCGCCTACCAGGACAGCGAGGGCCCCAACTGCAAGGGCGACCTCATCCAGCGCGTCAAGAATGATGAGTGCATCAAGATTGCTGATCTTGGTATTGGCTGCACCCGTCTGTGCAGCGGTGgcttgggaggtggagattgCGCTAGCACCCAGGCTTAA